One genomic window of Luteitalea pratensis includes the following:
- a CDS encoding FG-GAP repeat domain-containing protein has protein sequence MHLRQRTRRAAALRWLLALALLAGAPAVYPSHRGHGIGRVVASAATQNLPAATEAEARQRCGTVCHKFPPPDILPRAAWRDELVRMQLIADGVPEPAGRMGGGSAMIALPPDMLRIQRFYEGAAPDLLPAHAPWPGTGSAPVTFDRQPLQLAGRPGPSHPAVANVRLLDLDGDGQPEVVASDMRAGLILAGTPTRGGTLKIIADDVPHPSHIEQIDLDKDGLQDLLIGDLGSFQPADHTNGAIVWLRRNKDGSYKSFVLADKLGRVADVRAADFDGDGDLDLVAAVFGWRRTGSLILFENRTRDWKAPQLLAAELDPRHGAIHVPIADLNGDGKPDIVVLFAQEHETVAALINTGKGTFRTETIFAAPHPNWGSSGIELVDVDKDGDLDVLYTHGDTFDDFILKPYHGITLLENTGTYPYVARSIAAMPGAHRAMAADLDSDGDLDIAAAAMVPGGGGPAETTLPAVVWIEQTAPWTWARHTIKMGTPAHATLAVGDADSDGRPDIIVGDFAFGPPMDGIVDVWKNRGKR, from the coding sequence ATGCACCTGCGGCAGCGAACAAGACGGGCGGCGGCGCTTCGATGGCTGCTCGCCCTCGCATTGCTGGCGGGTGCCCCGGCAGTCTATCCGAGCCACCGCGGGCACGGCATCGGCCGCGTTGTCGCGAGCGCCGCCACGCAGAACCTTCCGGCCGCGACCGAGGCCGAGGCCCGGCAGCGCTGTGGCACCGTGTGCCACAAGTTCCCGCCCCCCGACATCCTGCCGCGAGCGGCGTGGCGTGACGAACTAGTGCGGATGCAGTTGATCGCGGACGGCGTCCCCGAGCCGGCCGGCAGGATGGGTGGCGGTAGCGCGATGATCGCCCTGCCCCCGGACATGCTGCGCATCCAGCGATTCTACGAGGGCGCCGCGCCGGATCTGCTCCCGGCGCACGCGCCCTGGCCGGGCACGGGCAGCGCACCCGTGACGTTCGACCGGCAACCGCTGCAGCTCGCGGGCCGACCCGGGCCATCACATCCGGCCGTCGCGAACGTACGGCTCCTCGACCTGGATGGCGATGGCCAGCCGGAGGTCGTGGCCTCGGACATGCGGGCGGGGCTGATCCTGGCGGGCACGCCCACCAGGGGCGGGACCCTGAAGATCATCGCCGACGACGTGCCTCATCCCTCGCACATCGAGCAGATCGACCTCGACAAGGACGGCCTGCAGGACCTGCTGATCGGTGACCTCGGCTCGTTCCAGCCCGCCGATCACACCAACGGCGCCATCGTGTGGTTACGGCGGAACAAGGACGGCTCCTACAAGTCGTTCGTCCTCGCGGACAAGCTCGGTCGCGTGGCGGACGTACGCGCCGCTGATTTCGATGGCGACGGCGACCTGGACCTGGTGGCCGCGGTGTTCGGCTGGCGGCGCACCGGCAGCCTGATCCTGTTCGAGAACCGCACGAGGGACTGGAAGGCGCCGCAGTTGCTCGCCGCCGAACTCGATCCACGCCATGGCGCCATTCATGTGCCGATCGCCGATCTGAACGGCGACGGCAAGCCCGACATCGTGGTCCTGTTCGCCCAGGAGCACGAGACGGTCGCGGCGCTGATCAACACCGGCAAGGGCACGTTCCGGACCGAGACGATCTTCGCGGCGCCACACCCGAACTGGGGCTCGTCGGGCATCGAGTTGGTCGACGTCGACAAGGACGGCGACCTCGACGTGCTGTACACGCACGGCGACACCTTCGATGACTTCATCCTCAAGCCGTATCACGGCATCACACTGCTCGAGAACACGGGCACCTATCCGTACGTCGCGAGGTCCATCGCCGCCATGCCGGGTGCGCATCGGGCCATGGCCGCCGACTTGGACAGCGATGGCGACCTCGACATCGCCGCCGCCGCGATGGTGCCCGGCGGTGGTGGACCGGCCGAGACGACGCTGCCCGCGGTGGTCTGGATCGAACAGACCGCGCCGTGGACCTGGGCCAGGCACACGATCAAGATGGGCACGCCTGCACACGCAACACTCGCCGTCGGCGACGCCGACAGCGACGGGCGCCCCGACATCATCGTCGGGGATTTTGCGTTCGGGCCGCCGATGGATGGAATCGTCGACGTCTGGAAGAACCGCGGCAAGCGGTGA
- a CDS encoding CRTAC1 family protein, translating to MTLTDITREAGITARHDNGAAGGKLLPETMGAGAAFLDYDNDGHQDLLFVNGLFPGGGGGRFASLYRNDGTGKFTDVSARVGLQANAERRTPNAEGSLTKSHGRKPMADGRMAKADTAASTTLRYGMGVAAADMDNDGWTDVVLTSVGGITLLRNERGARLVDVTARAGLADRRGFSTCAVWVDVDRDGLVDLLVCNYVQWSPQTDLYCSAGGNQKTYCTPQAYRGSTSWLFRNLGGGRFEDVTAKAGLFDVTGKALGATVLDHDGDGWPDLFVANDTVPNRLYRNNHDGTFTELGLQSGVAFSADGRARAGMGVDAADVDNSGRASVAVTNFSGEMLGLFVPQDAGVYVDTAPQSAIGRATRQTLGWGCFFFDVDLDGWQDLLVVNGQLDPSLARSPGDASPPHLFLNRQGRFEDVARSAGGAFAAARIGRGAAFADVDGDGDPDVVLTANGGLAQLFRNDSTRGGMVGLRLHGTAANRDAIGTRVTAVANGARVSRTVRTGASYLSQSELVLTFGLGSAAALEDVVVEWPGRPAEKLGRLPAGALYEVTEGRGAVSRTPYRR from the coding sequence GTGACCCTCACCGACATCACGCGTGAGGCGGGGATCACAGCCCGGCACGACAACGGGGCCGCGGGCGGGAAGCTGCTGCCCGAGACGATGGGTGCGGGCGCCGCCTTTCTCGACTACGACAACGACGGCCATCAGGATCTGCTGTTCGTCAACGGGCTGTTCCCCGGCGGCGGCGGCGGCCGATTCGCCTCGCTCTATCGCAACGACGGCACGGGCAAGTTCACCGACGTCAGTGCGCGGGTCGGTTTGCAGGCGAACGCCGAACGTCGAACGCCGAACGCCGAAGGCAGCCTGACCAAGTCCCACGGCCGAAAGCCGATGGCCGATGGCCGAATGGCGAAGGCCGACACGGCCGCGTCGACGACGCTCCGCTACGGCATGGGGGTCGCAGCCGCCGACATGGACAACGACGGGTGGACCGACGTGGTCCTCACCTCCGTTGGCGGCATCACGCTCCTGCGCAACGAACGTGGCGCGCGCTTGGTCGACGTCACCGCTCGCGCCGGATTGGCCGACCGTCGCGGCTTCAGCACCTGCGCGGTCTGGGTCGACGTCGATCGTGACGGGCTCGTCGATCTGCTGGTGTGCAATTACGTGCAGTGGTCGCCTCAGACCGATCTCTACTGCAGCGCCGGAGGAAACCAGAAGACGTACTGCACGCCGCAGGCGTATCGCGGCAGCACCTCGTGGCTGTTCCGCAATCTGGGCGGCGGCCGCTTCGAGGACGTCACGGCCAAGGCCGGATTATTCGACGTGACCGGCAAGGCGCTCGGCGCCACGGTCCTCGACCACGATGGCGATGGCTGGCCCGACCTGTTCGTCGCCAACGACACGGTGCCGAACCGCCTGTATCGGAACAATCACGACGGCACGTTCACCGAACTCGGGCTGCAAAGCGGTGTGGCATTCAGTGCCGATGGCCGGGCGCGGGCCGGCATGGGTGTCGATGCCGCTGACGTCGACAACTCCGGCCGCGCGTCGGTCGCGGTCACCAACTTCTCCGGCGAGATGCTCGGCTTGTTCGTGCCACAGGATGCGGGCGTCTACGTCGATACCGCGCCGCAGAGTGCCATCGGCCGCGCGACGCGCCAGACGCTCGGCTGGGGCTGCTTCTTCTTCGACGTCGATCTCGACGGTTGGCAGGACCTGCTGGTGGTGAACGGGCAACTCGATCCGTCGCTGGCGCGCTCGCCCGGCGACGCGTCCCCACCCCACCTGTTCCTCAACCGGCAGGGCCGGTTCGAGGACGTGGCCCGGTCCGCCGGTGGCGCCTTCGCCGCCGCCCGGATCGGGCGCGGCGCGGCGTTTGCGGACGTCGATGGCGACGGCGATCCGGACGTCGTGCTGACCGCTAATGGCGGACTTGCCCAACTCTTCCGTAACGATTCCACGCGGGGCGGAATGGTCGGGCTCCGACTTCACGGGACGGCCGCCAACCGCGATGCGATCGGCACTCGTGTGACAGCCGTGGCCAACGGCGCCAGGGTCAGCCGGACGGTGAGGACGGGCGCCAGTTATCTCTCCCAGTCCGAACTCGTACTGACGTTCGGGCTCGGCTCGGCAGCGGCGCTCGAGGACGTAGTCGTCGAATGGCCGGGGCGGCCTGCCGAGAAGCTCGGCCGCCTGCCTGCAGGGGCACTCTATGAGGTCACCGAAGGGCGTGGCGCGGTCAGCAGGACCCCCTACAGGCGGTGA
- a CDS encoding response regulator transcription factor: protein MILVDDHALVRQGFRRIIEEEPGLSVVGEAGTAQDGVALARKERPDVVLMDMSMPDANGIHAAREILRERPETRILVLSMYSDAQYVRSALDAGVSGYILKSALETDLTRAVRAVAGGQQYLSPELSHVLIRALREKQDTPAAPDVFDQLTQREKQVLQLIAHGKSNKEIAALLNLSVNTVAVHRANLMSTLGVHKAAELVLFAVRKGLVLPE, encoded by the coding sequence GTGATTCTGGTCGATGACCACGCCCTGGTGCGCCAGGGGTTCCGGCGGATCATCGAAGAGGAGCCGGGCCTGTCCGTGGTCGGAGAAGCCGGCACGGCGCAGGACGGCGTCGCGCTGGCGCGCAAGGAGCGGCCCGACGTTGTGCTGATGGATATGTCGATGCCGGACGCGAACGGCATCCACGCGGCGCGTGAGATCCTGCGCGAGCGGCCGGAAACCAGGATCCTGGTGCTGAGCATGTATTCGGATGCGCAGTACGTGCGGAGCGCGCTGGATGCCGGCGTCTCCGGCTACATCCTGAAAAGCGCCCTCGAGACCGATCTCACCCGGGCCGTGCGCGCGGTGGCCGGTGGCCAGCAGTACTTGAGCCCCGAACTGTCGCATGTGCTGATTCGCGCGCTCAGGGAGAAACAGGACACGCCCGCGGCGCCTGACGTCTTCGATCAACTGACCCAGCGTGAAAAGCAGGTGCTGCAGCTCATTGCCCACGGCAAGTCCAACAAGGAGATCGCGGCGCTGCTCAATCTCTCGGTCAACACCGTGGCGGTACATCGCGCCAACCTGATGAGCACGCTGGGCGTGCACAAGGCGGCCGAACTGGTGCTGTTCGCGGTTCGCAAGGGACTCGTCCTGCCGGAGTAG
- the lpxC gene encoding UDP-3-O-acyl-N-acetylglucosamine deacetylase has protein sequence MTSQRTLRRSITCAGIGLHSGHRVTLTLRPAPADYGIRFRRADLGGLEIPARVEHVASLNYATGLSFAGASVETVEHLLAALVSQGVDNVAIELNTPEVPIMDGSAAPFVYLLQEAGIKKLGAPRRFLKVLRPVSLARGDKHIAIYPADEFRISYTISFDHPLLRHQSRSIVITPDTFAEELAPARTFGFLKDLEMLRQQGLTLGGSLDNAVVLGETGVLNNTLRFEDEFVRHKILDTIGDLALIGAPIIGHVVAHRGGHALHTALGTALLEQRDAWTYVEAPQAVTDVVGVPVTVHG, from the coding sequence ATGACATCGCAGCGGACTCTTCGCCGTTCCATTACCTGCGCCGGGATTGGCCTGCACTCGGGCCACCGCGTCACGTTGACGCTTCGTCCCGCCCCTGCCGACTACGGCATCCGCTTCCGTCGGGCGGACCTCGGGGGCCTCGAGATCCCGGCCCGGGTCGAGCATGTCGCCAGTCTCAACTACGCCACCGGGCTGTCCTTTGCCGGCGCCAGCGTCGAGACCGTCGAGCACCTGCTCGCTGCACTGGTCAGTCAGGGCGTCGACAACGTCGCGATCGAACTGAACACCCCTGAAGTGCCGATCATGGACGGCAGCGCTGCCCCCTTCGTGTACCTGCTCCAGGAAGCGGGCATCAAGAAGCTGGGCGCCCCCCGTCGCTTCCTGAAGGTCCTGCGCCCGGTCAGCCTCGCGCGTGGCGACAAGCACATCGCGATCTACCCGGCCGACGAGTTCCGTATCAGCTACACGATCAGCTTCGATCATCCGCTGCTCCGTCACCAGAGCCGCTCGATCGTGATCACGCCCGACACCTTCGCCGAGGAACTCGCTCCGGCCCGCACCTTCGGCTTCCTCAAGGACCTCGAGATGTTGCGTCAGCAGGGGCTGACGCTTGGCGGCTCCCTCGACAACGCAGTCGTGCTCGGCGAGACCGGCGTGCTCAATAACACGCTGCGCTTCGAGGACGAGTTCGTCCGGCACAAGATCCTCGACACGATCGGCGACCTCGCCCTGATCGGCGCGCCGATCATCGGCCATGTCGTCGCCCACCGTGGCGGCCATGCCCTCCACACCGCGCTCGGGACCGCACTGCTCGAGCAGCGCGACGCATGGACCTACGTCGAGGCTCCGCAGGCTGTCACCGACGTCGTCGGCGTGCCGGTCACGGTCCACGGCTGA
- a CDS encoding sensor histidine kinase, producing the protein MSDAVLPDTAARRSPVRWLVLGVLMAALIVIAASIYARVEVRRLRDEQVALTERHRLDTLQLIRIDNNVATIEDTLRDMTDRREPYPLSAWQQAFVRLRVDLDQALTRERALAPVARPATQTRQLDEASRRLWAAVDRGFAAARAGHDEEARAIFTTDATSRQAELTHQVSQLLIANTRADDEGTARARAVYDAVDRQILWLNVGLVAALLVAGGTVVLAVRRSIIALQQVSAERRALSWRMIRLQEDVQAGLARELHDEFGQVLTALGFGLARTRRHVEGTTPAATVAGELAELQDLAKQVLEGIRQRSRALHPVVLDDFGLEHALRSHVELVGRQSGLPIEATTSGELAGLPTETATHLYRILQESLTNVVRHAGASEVAVSATRDATRVTLIVDDDGRGVEGGAASPGLGLTSIRERAALMGGTFAMGPSPLGGTRVTVSVPVPPG; encoded by the coding sequence ATGTCAGACGCCGTGCTCCCCGACACCGCCGCACGCCGCAGTCCCGTGCGGTGGCTCGTGCTCGGGGTACTGATGGCAGCCCTGATCGTCATCGCCGCGTCCATCTACGCACGAGTGGAGGTGCGACGGCTTCGCGACGAGCAGGTCGCCCTGACCGAGCGCCATCGCCTCGACACGCTGCAGCTGATCCGGATCGACAACAACGTCGCCACCATCGAGGACACGCTCCGCGACATGACCGATCGCCGGGAGCCGTATCCGCTGTCGGCGTGGCAGCAGGCCTTCGTACGTCTCCGCGTCGACCTGGATCAGGCGCTCACGAGGGAACGGGCGCTGGCGCCGGTCGCGCGCCCGGCGACGCAGACGCGCCAACTCGACGAGGCGTCACGCCGACTCTGGGCGGCGGTCGACCGGGGCTTCGCCGCGGCGAGGGCCGGACACGACGAGGAGGCGCGTGCCATCTTCACGACCGACGCGACATCGCGTCAGGCCGAGCTCACGCATCAAGTGTCGCAGCTGCTGATCGCCAACACGCGCGCAGACGATGAGGGCACTGCCCGCGCCCGCGCCGTGTATGACGCCGTCGATCGGCAGATTCTCTGGCTCAACGTCGGCCTGGTGGCCGCACTCCTGGTCGCCGGCGGCACCGTGGTGCTCGCCGTCCGGCGCAGCATCATCGCATTGCAGCAGGTGTCGGCCGAACGGCGCGCGCTGTCATGGCGGATGATCCGCCTGCAGGAAGACGTCCAGGCCGGACTGGCGCGTGAGCTCCACGACGAATTCGGGCAGGTGTTGACGGCGCTCGGCTTCGGCCTCGCGCGTACCCGCCGCCACGTGGAAGGGACGACCCCGGCCGCGACGGTGGCCGGCGAGCTCGCCGAACTGCAGGACCTCGCCAAGCAGGTTCTCGAGGGCATCCGGCAACGGTCGCGCGCGCTGCACCCGGTGGTGCTCGACGACTTCGGCCTCGAGCACGCGTTGCGATCGCACGTGGAATTGGTGGGGCGGCAGTCTGGCCTGCCGATCGAGGCCACGACGAGCGGCGAGCTCGCAGGCCTGCCGACCGAGACCGCGACCCATCTGTATCGCATCCTGCAGGAGTCGCTCACCAACGTGGTTCGCCACGCAGGCGCGTCCGAGGTGGCGGTCAGTGCGACCCGCGACGCCACCCGCGTGACGCTCATCGTCGATGACGATGGGCGGGGGGTGGAGGGAGGAGCGGCGTCGCCCGGGCTCGGGTTGACGAGCATCCGCGAACGGGCGGCGCTGATGGGCGGCACGTTTGCCATGGGCCCGAGCCCCCTGGGCGGGACGCGAGTCACGGTGTCGGTCCCCGTGCCACCGGGGTAG
- the uvrA gene encoding excinuclease ABC subunit UvrA, with product MTSDERISVRGARVHNLKNIDVDLPRDRLVVITGLSGSGKSSLAFDTIYAEGQRRYVESMSAYARQFLEQMEKPDVDLIDGLSPAISIEQKTTASNPRSTVGTVTEIYDYLRLLFANLGQPHCPRCGQPIASQSVDRILDLARQFPGDERINVLAPVVRGRKGEFKKELAAWRQRGFTRVRVDGELRSLDDDIALDKRKNHTLDVVVDRLIVKPGMERRLGESIETALALASDLVIINTWDGGDRLYSRRLACADCGISVPELTPRAFSFNSPHGACGQCQGLGAVYDFDVARVIPDAGISLAEGAVEPWAKGDVKLLGDALARLHEVHGIDPAIPVRKLTKRQREVLLFGSPTAQAASGKRRKAPVDPFGADFEGLLPNLRRRYEKGTWSEREALEPYRALATCPSCDGARLKAESRAVRVKGHTIVELTALAVSESSKVFDGLELAPREELVAGRILKEIRERLHFLNDVGVGYLTLARSAVTLSGGEGQRIRLATQIGSSLSGVLYVLDEPSIGLHQRDNRRLLQTLERLRDLGNTVLVVEHDEETIRTADYVVDLGPGAGEHGGELLFQGTPAELLESAPGSVTGEYLRGEKTIVQARARRTPGKASLRITGARENNLQDLDVSFPLGVFIAITGVSGSGKSTLVNDILYKRLAKELYRATDQPGDHDRIDGLQHIDKVIQIDQSPIGRTPRSNPATYIGLFTFIRDLFAMLPESRQRGYKPGRFSFNVKGGRCEACQGDGVMAIEMHFLPDVYVTCEQCKGRRYNRETLEVRYRGKSIADLLELTVDQAYPLLESFPSIANKLRTLQLVGLGYLELGQSATTLSGGEAQRVKLAKELSRRGTGRTLYILDEPTTGLHFEDVAKLLDVLHQLVEQGNTIVVIEHNLDVVRSADHVIDLGPEGGSGGGRVVAQGTPEQVARVKGSYTGAFLAESLAGPTGRGRRSRDVSVVA from the coding sequence ATGACCTCCGACGAGCGCATCTCGGTGCGCGGCGCGCGTGTCCACAACCTGAAGAACATCGACGTCGATCTCCCGCGGGATCGCCTCGTCGTGATCACCGGCCTTTCGGGGTCAGGCAAGTCCTCGCTCGCCTTCGACACGATCTACGCGGAAGGGCAGCGGCGCTACGTCGAGTCGATGTCGGCGTATGCGCGCCAGTTCCTCGAGCAGATGGAAAAGCCCGACGTCGACCTGATCGACGGGCTGTCGCCGGCGATCTCCATCGAGCAGAAGACGACGGCGTCCAACCCGCGCTCCACGGTCGGCACGGTCACCGAAATCTACGATTACCTGCGCCTGCTGTTTGCCAACCTCGGGCAGCCGCACTGTCCGCGGTGCGGCCAGCCGATCGCCAGCCAGTCGGTCGACCGCATCCTGGACCTGGCGCGGCAGTTTCCCGGTGACGAGCGCATCAACGTGCTTGCGCCTGTCGTGCGGGGCCGAAAGGGCGAGTTCAAGAAGGAGCTCGCGGCGTGGCGTCAGCGCGGCTTCACGCGCGTGCGGGTCGACGGCGAACTCCGTTCCCTCGACGACGACATCGCCCTCGACAAGCGCAAGAACCACACGCTGGACGTGGTCGTCGATCGGCTGATCGTGAAGCCCGGCATGGAGCGGCGGCTCGGCGAGTCGATCGAAACCGCACTGGCGCTCGCAAGCGACCTGGTCATCATCAACACGTGGGACGGCGGCGACCGCCTGTACTCACGTCGGCTGGCGTGTGCCGATTGCGGTATCAGCGTGCCGGAACTGACGCCGCGCGCCTTCTCGTTCAACTCGCCGCACGGCGCGTGCGGGCAGTGCCAGGGCCTCGGAGCCGTGTACGACTTCGACGTCGCGCGGGTGATTCCCGATGCCGGCATCTCGCTGGCGGAAGGCGCCGTGGAGCCGTGGGCGAAGGGCGACGTGAAGCTGCTCGGCGATGCACTGGCGCGGCTGCACGAGGTGCATGGCATCGACCCGGCGATCCCGGTGCGCAAGCTCACGAAGCGGCAGCGGGAGGTGCTCCTGTTCGGGTCGCCCACCGCGCAGGCGGCGAGCGGCAAGCGCAGGAAGGCCCCAGTCGATCCGTTCGGCGCCGACTTCGAAGGCCTGCTGCCCAACCTGCGGCGGCGCTACGAGAAGGGCACGTGGAGTGAACGCGAAGCGCTGGAGCCATATCGCGCTCTCGCGACCTGCCCTTCCTGCGACGGCGCGCGGCTGAAGGCCGAGAGTCGGGCCGTGCGGGTCAAGGGCCACACGATCGTCGAGCTGACCGCCCTGGCCGTCAGCGAGTCGTCGAAGGTGTTCGACGGTCTCGAACTCGCACCGCGCGAGGAACTCGTGGCTGGCCGCATCCTGAAGGAGATCCGCGAACGCCTCCATTTCCTGAACGACGTTGGCGTGGGCTATCTCACGCTGGCGCGGTCCGCGGTGACGCTGTCGGGTGGGGAAGGCCAGCGAATCCGACTCGCGACACAGATCGGGTCGAGCCTCAGTGGCGTGCTCTACGTGCTCGACGAGCCATCGATCGGCCTGCATCAGCGCGACAATCGCCGGCTCCTGCAGACGCTCGAGCGGTTGCGCGATCTCGGCAACACGGTGCTCGTCGTCGAGCACGACGAGGAGACGATCCGCACCGCGGACTATGTCGTCGACCTCGGTCCGGGCGCGGGCGAGCATGGCGGCGAACTGCTGTTCCAGGGCACGCCGGCCGAACTGCTCGAGTCGGCGCCGGGGAGCGTGACGGGTGAGTACCTGCGCGGCGAGAAGACGATCGTGCAGGCGCGCGCCCGGCGGACACCGGGGAAGGCATCGCTGCGCATCACCGGCGCCCGCGAGAACAACCTGCAGGACCTCGATGTCAGTTTCCCGCTCGGGGTGTTCATCGCGATCACCGGCGTGAGTGGATCGGGCAAGAGCACGCTCGTCAACGACATCCTCTACAAGCGGCTGGCCAAGGAGTTGTACCGGGCGACCGATCAGCCGGGCGACCACGATCGGATCGACGGGCTGCAGCACATCGACAAGGTGATCCAGATCGATCAGTCGCCGATCGGCCGGACGCCGCGCAGCAACCCGGCCACCTACATCGGGCTGTTCACGTTCATCCGCGATCTGTTCGCGATGCTGCCCGAATCGAGGCAGCGCGGGTACAAGCCGGGCCGCTTCTCCTTCAACGTCAAGGGCGGCCGCTGCGAGGCGTGCCAGGGCGATGGCGTGATGGCGATCGAGATGCACTTCCTGCCCGACGTGTACGTCACGTGCGAGCAGTGCAAGGGCCGTCGCTACAACCGCGAGACGCTCGAGGTGCGGTACCGCGGCAAGTCGATCGCCGACCTGCTCGAGTTGACGGTCGATCAGGCCTACCCGCTGCTCGAGAGCTTTCCGTCGATCGCCAACAAGCTGCGCACGCTGCAGCTGGTCGGTCTCGGCTATCTCGAGCTGGGGCAATCCGCCACGACGCTGAGCGGCGGCGAGGCACAGCGGGTCAAACTCGCCAAGGAACTGTCGCGGCGCGGGACCGGTCGCACGCTCTACATCCTGGACGAGCCGACAACCGGCCTGCACTTCGAGGATGTCGCCAAACTTTTGGATGTCCTGCACCAATTGGTCGAACAGGGCAACACGATCGTAGTCATCGAGCACAACCTTGATGTCGTGCGGTCTGCCGACCACGTGATCGACCTCGGACCAGAAGGTGGCAGCGGTGGTGGCCGAGTCGTGGCCCAAGGCACTCCGGAACAGGTAGCACGCGTGAAGGGGTCCTACACGGGCGCCTTCCTCGCGGAATCATTGGCGGGGCCTACAGGTCGCGGGCGGAGGAGCCGAGACGTCAGTGTGGTTGCATAG
- a CDS encoding sugar phosphate isomerase/epimerase family protein produces MQSSSSSLSRRSLLYLAGVAVTLPLVPVAGAGAAPAQAAATPRPLPLKIGVASYSLRKFPRDKAIAALKQLRVKYVTIKDVHLARTDTPEQIRAARKEFEDAGITIMGGGTLTWKTPDEAGMRKDFEYAKAAGMPLVVCSPAPDTLDLLEKMVKEFDIKAAIHNHGTEDPWWPAPSDVLKKIDKRDPRVGVCMDIGHATRAGADVVKTIALAGPRLLDLHIKDLADGTSRDSQVEVGRGILPVVAVFKELVRTKFQGHVSLEYEINADDPVPGMLESLSYMRGIAATLA; encoded by the coding sequence GTGCAATCGTCCTCGTCCTCGCTGTCGCGTCGTTCGCTGCTTTACCTGGCTGGTGTCGCGGTCACCCTGCCGCTGGTGCCTGTTGCGGGTGCCGGCGCCGCCCCTGCGCAGGCCGCCGCAACGCCCAGGCCGCTGCCGCTCAAGATCGGCGTCGCCTCCTACTCGTTGCGCAAATTCCCGCGTGACAAGGCCATTGCTGCCCTCAAGCAACTCCGCGTCAAGTACGTAACGATCAAGGACGTGCACCTGGCGCGCACGGATACGCCGGAGCAGATCCGCGCCGCTCGGAAGGAGTTCGAGGACGCCGGCATCACGATCATGGGCGGAGGCACGCTGACGTGGAAGACCCCCGACGAGGCGGGGATGCGCAAGGACTTCGAATACGCGAAAGCGGCGGGGATGCCGCTCGTGGTCTGCTCACCAGCGCCCGACACCCTCGACCTGCTCGAGAAGATGGTCAAGGAGTTCGACATCAAGGCCGCCATCCACAACCACGGCACCGAAGATCCGTGGTGGCCGGCGCCCTCGGACGTCCTGAAGAAGATCGACAAGCGTGACCCGCGTGTCGGCGTGTGCATGGACATCGGCCACGCCACCCGTGCTGGCGCAGACGTGGTCAAGACGATCGCCCTCGCCGGGCCGCGCCTGCTCGACCTGCACATCAAGGATCTTGCCGACGGCACCAGCCGCGACAGCCAGGTCGAGGTCGGTCGCGGCATCCTGCCCGTCGTCGCGGTGTTCAAGGAACTGGTACGGACGAAGTTCCAGGGCCACGTGTCACTCGAGTACGAGATCAATGCCGACGATCCCGTCCCTGGCATGCTCGAGTCGCTTTCGTACATGCGAGGCATCGCCGCCACGCTGGCCTGA